From Sphingobacteriaceae bacterium:
CCGCCACGGCGCGGGCCGGTAAAGGGTCCGGGGACGGCCGGGACGGGGTGTTCCTTGATAATCATCGCGCCAGGTCCGGACCTTGGGGCCCCCTGACCCCGCCATGGCCTCGCCCCCTCTCGCAATACGCATATGGGGACAGGCGCCCGGTTATGATTGCCCCCCAGGCGGCGTCAGCCGAATTGGATCTTGTGCCGCCGCATGTGGACGTTGAGGAGCAGGCCGATGGCGGTGCAATTGACCAGCATGGCGCTGCCGCCGTAGCTGATGAAGGGCAGGGGAATGCCGGTGACGGGCATGACGCCCAGCACCATGCCCACGTTGACGATGACGTGGAGGCCGAGGAAGGTGATGAGGCCGGCGGCCATCAGGCTACCGAAGTCATCCTTGGCCAGGGTGGCCACCCGGGCTCCCCGCCAGATGAGGATGAGAAACAGGAACAACAAGGCTGAGGCCCCCACGAAGCCCAGTTCCTCACCCAAGATGGCGAAGATGAAGTCGCTGTGATGCTCCGGCAGGTACTGGAGCTGGCTCTGGGCGCTGCCGAACAGCCCCTTGCCCAGGAGCCGGCCGGAGCCGATGGCGAACTGGGATTGGATGATCTGGTAGCCGAAGCCGAAGCGGTCGGCATAAGGATCCAGGAAGATGGTCAGGCGGGTGATCTGGTACGGCTTGATCCACTCGGGCTTCCCCAGGTAGATGCGCAGGAGGATGGCCCCCACCCCGGCGGCCAGGGTCGACCCCAGCAAGGTCAGGTAGCGGCCCATGGGAAAGCCGGACACCAGCAGCATGCCGAAGAAGGTGCCCACCAGCACCATGGAGGTGCCCAGGTCGGGCTGGATGATGATCAAGGCGATGACCGGCAGGAGGTACAAGGCGGGCACCAGCAGATCCCGCCACTGCCTGACGCCCTCTTCGGAACGGGTAAAGAGAACCGCCAGGACGATTACCATGGCCGGCTTGGCCAATTCCGACGGCTGGAGGGCGAAGGGGCCCAGGGAAATCCAGCGCTGGGCGCCCAGTTCCGAGCGGGTGCCCACCACCAGCACCAGCAGCAGGAGAAGCAGGTTGACGGCGTAGATGGGCCGCAGCCAGCGGGCCAGGGCTTGATAGTCCACCATCATGGCCGCCGCCATGCACACCATGCCCCCCGCGGCCCACAGCAGCTGGCGCTGGAAGAAGCTGTAGCCCGATAGCTTGGTCCACCGGCTCCACTGGAGCAGGGACACGGCATGCTCGCCGGTGGCGCTGGCCAGGACGACCAGGCCGAACACCATCAGGGCCAGGGTGGTCAGGAGCAGGACAAAATCCATATTTCGCAGGTAGCGCCACTCGTTACGCAAGCCTGGCAAGAATCCTCTCGTTGCAGCGATTGGAGGTATGGGCGCGCCCCGGCGGCGGCCCGGACCGGGAGGCTACCGGCGCCCGCGGCGCAGGCCGCGGATGGGCACGCTGGCCACCAGGGCCGTCCGGCCGCCGTCGGTGCTCAATTGAAAGGCGCTGGCGGCCCGGTCGATGTCCACGCGCCGGGCGATGACATCCAAAATATCTTCTTTCAAATCTTCCAGCAGGGCCGGTGAAAGGCTCAAGCGGTCATGGACCAGCACCGCCTGCAGCCGCTGCCGGGCCATATCCCGGCTGCCGGGCCGGAAACGGGCAAGAAGTCGTCCCCACACCGACTGCACCGTTTTCACCTACTTCTCGTATGGCTGCCTCAGGCGCCGCCGAACAGTTTGCGCAGGCGCCCGAAGAGGCCGTTGGACTCCGTCAGGTTCAACAACTCTATCTCGTGACCCATTATGCGCCCGGCGATGTTGCGATACGCCCGGCCCGCCCGGGAGTTGGGATCGAAGGTGGCCGGCTCGCCCCGGTTGGTGGCGATGACGATGTGCTCGTCTTCAGGCACAACCCCCAGCAGGGGTATGGCCAGGATGTCCACGATGTCGTCCACATCCATCATATCGCCCCGCCGCACCATCTGGGGCCGCAGGCGGTTGACGATGAGCCGGGGGCCGTTCTCCAGGCCGGCCGCCTCCAGCAGGCCCACGATGCGATCGGCGTCCCGCACCGCCGCCACTTCCGGCGTGGTTACCACTATGGCGTCGGTGGCGCCGGCGACGGCGTTGCGAAAGCCCTGCTCGATGCCCGCCGGGGAGTCCACCAGGATGTAGTCGAACTCCTGCTGCAAGGTGCGGCACAAATCCCGCATCTGGTCCGGGGATACCGCATCCTTGTCCCGGGTTTGGGCCGCCGGCAGGAGGAACAAGCCGTCGTACCGCTTGTCCCGGATGAGGGCCTGCTTAAGCCGGCAGTAGCCCTCCACCACGTCCACCAAGTCGTAAACTATTCGATTTTCCAGGCCCAGCACCACGTCCAGGTTGCGCAGCCCGATGTCGGCATCGATGAGCACCACCCGGTGCCCGCTGCGCGCCAGTTCGGCGCCCAGGTTGGCGGTGGTGGTCGTCTTGCCCACGCCGCCTTTGCCCGAGGTCACAACAATGACCTGGCCCAAGCCGCATCCCTCCTCAGCCCTTCTTCCACCACGATCTGCCCGCCGTCCAGGCGGGCCACCTCCAGGCGGGCCCCAGGCCGGCGTCCCGGCAAGGCCCCTTCTCCTTCGGGAGGCCTGCCCAGCCGGTGGCCGATGCGCAGCTGGGTGGGCTGCAGCTCCAAGGCCACCACCACCGCATCGGACCGGCCCTTGGCCCCGGCATGGGCCAAGCCCCGCAGGGCGCCCATGACGATGATGTCACCGCCCGCGATGATCTCCGCCCCCGGGTTCACGTCGCCCAGCACCACCACGTTGCCGTCGAAGGCGATCTGCTGGCCCGAGCGCAAGGTCCGCCGCCACAGCACCGTCTGCAGGTCGCCGGTCCCTGCATGCCCCTGGGTCCGATGGGGGGATCCGGCCCGCCGGGGTTTGACGGGGGCCGCCGGCCGGGGACCTGCCGGGCCGGCGCGAGGGCCCGGCTCCGGCCCTGCCCCGGTGGTCTTGTCATCCTCCCGGAATTTGGGCGGATGCCAGTCCAGGGCGGCCAGGCGCGCCCGCTCCCCGGGCGTGGCGTTGTCCTCGGCCAGGATGTCCGCCGCCTCGTAGTGGACGATTTGCAGCACCCGCACACCCAGGTGTTGGTTGATCAAGGCTTCCAAGCGCAAAAACTGTTCGGTGGTCAGGTCGCGGTGGGCCACATCGATGATGACGGTGGGGCCGGCGAAAGCCTGGGGCCGTTGGCGCAGTTCCAGGGCCAGCAGCGCTGCCGCTTCGTCGAAGTCCCTTGCGGGATCCAGGAGGACCAGCACGCCGTCGGACAGTGGAAAGAGTGCAACCTTCAACCCAGTGGACACGGGTCTGCCTCCCCTGCAGCCTAGAGGTTGACTACTTCCGCGGCTTTCCGGTCCGTCCCTGCCCGCCGGGCCCCCTTTCTGACCTCTAAATTTCGCCCGATTCCGACACCGGCGTTTCTGCCTGGTCGAGGGGGCTGGGTCGCAGGCCGAAATAGACGTCCATGATGTGGCGGGCTACAGGGGCCGCCGCCCGGGCGCCGCCGCCGCCCCCCTCCACGATGACCGCCACTGCGATCTCCGGCTTCTCGCCGGGACCGGCCGGGGCATAGCCGGCGAACCAGCCGTGGTTATGGCTGGAGGGCCGGCCCTGGCGCTCCACGGTGCCCGTCTTGCCGGCGGCCACATAGGGCGCATCCCGGAAGGAGCCGTAGGCCGTGCCGCTCCGGCCCCGGAGGAAGCCGGTGGTGGCCCGCATGCCGGCACGGATCTGCTCCAGCTGCTCCTGCGGCATATTCAGCACGCCCAACACTTCCGGCCGGGCCTCGTACACCGCATTGCCATCCCCGTCCACGACCCGCTCCACCACATAGGGGCGCATCTGGGCCCCGGAGGCCAGGGTGGCCACCATGCCGGCCACGTGGAGGGGCGAGTACAGGTGCTCCCCCTGGCCGATGGCCACGTTGAGGGCGTCCCCTTCATGGGGGAAGCGAGGCGCCACCGCTTCGGGC
This genomic window contains:
- the minC gene encoding septum site-determining protein MinC gives rise to the protein MSTGLKVALFPLSDGVLVLLDPARDFDEAAALLALELRQRPQAFAGPTVIIDVAHRDLTTEQFLRLEALINQHLGVRVLQIVHYEAADILAEDNATPGERARLAALDWHPPKFREDDKTTGAGPEPGPRAGPAGPRPAAPVKPRRAGSPHRTQGHAGTGDLQTVLWRRTLRSGQQIAFDGNVVVLGDVNPGAEIIAGGDIIVMGALRGLAHAGAKGRSDAVVVALELQPTQLRIGHRLGRPPEGEGALPGRRPGARLEVARLDGGQIVVEEGLRRDAAWARSLL
- the minE gene encoding cell division topological specificity factor MinE, whose protein sequence is MKTVQSVWGRLLARFRPGSRDMARQRLQAVLVHDRLSLSPALLEDLKEDILDVIARRVDIDRAASAFQLSTDGGRTALVASVPIRGLRRGRR
- the minD gene encoding septum site-determining protein MinD, whose product is MGQVIVVTSGKGGVGKTTTTANLGAELARSGHRVVLIDADIGLRNLDVVLGLENRIVYDLVDVVEGYCRLKQALIRDKRYDGLFLLPAAQTRDKDAVSPDQMRDLCRTLQQEFDYILVDSPAGIEQGFRNAVAGATDAIVVTTPEVAAVRDADRIVGLLEAAGLENGPRLIVNRLRPQMVRRGDMMDVDDIVDILAIPLLGVVPEDEHIVIATNRGEPATFDPNSRAGRAYRNIAGRIMGHEIELLNLTESNGLFGRLRKLFGGA
- the rodA gene encoding rod shape-determining protein RodA; amino-acid sequence: MRNEWRYLRNMDFVLLLTTLALMVFGLVVLASATGEHAVSLLQWSRWTKLSGYSFFQRQLLWAAGGMVCMAAAMMVDYQALARWLRPIYAVNLLLLLLVLVVGTRSELGAQRWISLGPFALQPSELAKPAMVIVLAVLFTRSEEGVRQWRDLLVPALYLLPVIALIIIQPDLGTSMVLVGTFFGMLLVSGFPMGRYLTLLGSTLAAGVGAILLRIYLGKPEWIKPYQITRLTIFLDPYADRFGFGYQIIQSQFAIGSGRLLGKGLFGSAQSQLQYLPEHHSDFIFAILGEELGFVGASALLFLFLILIWRGARVATLAKDDFGSLMAAGLITFLGLHVIVNVGMVLGVMPVTGIPLPFISYGGSAMLVNCTAIGLLLNVHMRRHKIQFG